The following proteins are co-located in the Polymorphospora rubra genome:
- a CDS encoding FAD:protein FMN transferase: MPIHRTTRNTDTVRTIAPGDQPARPDVRLGGPAARSRPTSGGAGPDRLVARHTVQTSTADYSLVLNGPAWMTRRMLGEAIGDAVAELRAIDVTYSPLREGSLVSRLRRGEVAPEAYPPLLDIVERCNAMRAATDGWFDAWAVPGGFDPSGLIKGWAVERAAARLRAAGIEDYAVVSGADLTVRGHAPHGGPWRVAIHHPYQTKRPPIMLAMTGGAVGTSGVAGHQNHVVDPHTGEAVHHLAAATVTGPDLAVADAYATALFAAGRAGLAWFPTADGYRALLAPTR; this comes from the coding sequence ATGCCGATCCACCGCACCACCCGTAACACCGACACCGTCCGCACCATCGCACCCGGTGACCAGCCCGCCAGACCCGACGTACGCCTCGGCGGCCCGGCCGCCCGGTCCCGGCCGACCAGCGGCGGCGCCGGCCCGGACCGGCTGGTCGCCCGGCACACCGTGCAGACCTCGACCGCCGACTACTCGCTGGTGCTCAACGGGCCGGCCTGGATGACCCGGCGGATGCTGGGCGAGGCGATCGGTGACGCGGTCGCCGAACTGCGCGCCATCGACGTGACCTACAGCCCGCTGCGCGAGGGCAGTCTGGTGTCCCGGCTGCGTCGCGGCGAGGTGGCCCCCGAGGCCTACCCGCCGCTGCTCGACATCGTCGAACGCTGCAACGCGATGCGGGCGGCGACCGACGGCTGGTTCGACGCCTGGGCGGTGCCGGGCGGCTTCGACCCGAGCGGCCTGATCAAGGGCTGGGCGGTCGAGCGGGCCGCGGCCCGGCTTCGCGCCGCCGGCATCGAGGACTACGCCGTGGTCAGCGGAGCCGACCTGACCGTACGCGGGCACGCGCCGCACGGTGGGCCGTGGCGGGTCGCGATCCACCACCCGTACCAGACGAAGCGGCCGCCGATCATGCTGGCGATGACCGGCGGCGCGGTCGGCACATCGGGTGTGGCCGGCCACCAGAACCACGTCGTCGACCCGCACACCGGCGAGGCGGTCCACCACCTCGCGGCGGCCACCGTGACCGGCCCGGACCTGGCGGTCGCCGACGCCTACGCGACGGCGCTCTTCGCCGCCGGCCGCGCCGGGCTGGCCTGGTTTCCCACCGCGGACGGCTACCGGGCGCTCCTCGCCCCGACCCGCTGA
- a CDS encoding peroxiredoxin, which produces MLTVGDHFPQYELAACVSLDADQAFTTITNKSYEGKWRVVFFWPKDFTFICPTEIAEFGRLDGEFADRDAQVLGVSVDSEFVHYAWRKDHPDLRDLPFPMLSDIKRELSAAAGVLGEDGVAQRATFIVDPNNEIQFAMVTAGSVGRNVSEVLRVLDALQTDELCPCNWNKGGETLDAKKLLAGA; this is translated from the coding sequence GTGCTCACCGTCGGTGACCACTTCCCGCAGTACGAACTCGCCGCCTGTGTCTCGCTCGACGCCGACCAGGCCTTCACGACCATCACCAACAAGAGCTACGAGGGCAAGTGGCGGGTGGTGTTCTTCTGGCCGAAGGACTTCACGTTCATCTGTCCGACGGAGATCGCCGAGTTCGGCCGCCTCGACGGCGAGTTCGCCGACCGTGACGCCCAGGTGCTCGGCGTCTCGGTCGACTCGGAGTTCGTGCACTACGCCTGGCGCAAGGACCACCCGGACCTGCGCGACCTGCCGTTCCCGATGCTGAGCGACATCAAGCGCGAGTTGTCGGCCGCCGCCGGGGTGCTGGGCGAGGACGGCGTGGCCCAACGGGCGACCTTCATCGTGGACCCGAACAACGAAATCCAGTTCGCGATGGTCACCGCCGGCTCGGTCGGCCGCAACGTCTCCGAGGTGCTGCGGGTCCTCGACGCGCTCCAGACCGACGAACTGTGCCCGTGCAACTGGAACAAGGGCGGCGAGACCCTCGACGCCAAGAAGCTCCTCGCGGGCGCCTGA
- a CDS encoding carboxymuconolactone decarboxylase family protein — translation MGLDVIKAALPEYAKDIKLNLGSTVGTSTLSPAQAWGTALACAVAARNPIVLREIAEEAAGTLEPEAVEAAKGAAAVMAMNNVYYRAKHLIGDESYATIPARLRMQIIARPGVDKGDFELWCLAVSAITGCGVCLESHEKTLRGAGYTREQVHEALRIAAVVHAAAVTLDAETALA, via the coding sequence ATGGGCCTCGACGTCATCAAGGCGGCCCTGCCGGAGTACGCCAAGGACATCAAGCTCAACCTCGGCTCCACCGTGGGCACCTCGACGCTGAGCCCGGCGCAGGCCTGGGGCACCGCCCTGGCCTGCGCGGTGGCCGCCCGCAACCCGATCGTGCTGCGGGAGATCGCCGAGGAGGCCGCCGGCACCCTCGAGCCCGAGGCCGTCGAGGCGGCCAAGGGCGCGGCCGCCGTCATGGCGATGAACAACGTCTACTACCGGGCCAAGCACCTGATCGGCGACGAGTCGTACGCGACGATCCCGGCCCGCCTCCGGATGCAGATCATCGCCCGGCCCGGCGTCGACAAGGGCGACTTCGAACTGTGGTGCCTGGCCGTCTCCGCGATCACCGGTTGCGGGGTGTGCCTGGAGTCGCACGAGAAGACGTTGCGCGGCGCGGGATACACCCGTGAACAGGTGCACGAGGCGCTGCGGATCGCCGCCGTCGTACACGCCGCCGCGGTCACCCTCGACGCCGAGACCGCCCTGGCCTGA
- a CDS encoding PRC-barrel domain containing protein gives MTRLDPQTTPYGTQDPVHPTQDPMRDGAQGVVPGGPPAGDFDPWSYRQDAGVTGADLVGYKVEATDGGIGKVDSASYEVNSSYLVVDTGPWIFGNKVMLPAGVVNHVDHDDQKVYVNKDKAHIKAAPEFDPDRHHDPAYREKLGGHYGDSYGSPGTTALPPQIM, from the coding sequence ATGACCCGGCTCGACCCTCAGACGACCCCGTACGGCACCCAGGATCCGGTGCACCCGACACAGGACCCGATGCGCGACGGCGCCCAGGGCGTCGTTCCGGGCGGTCCCCCCGCGGGTGACTTCGACCCCTGGAGCTACCGCCAGGACGCCGGGGTCACCGGTGCCGATCTGGTCGGCTACAAGGTGGAGGCCACCGACGGCGGGATCGGAAAGGTCGATTCCGCCAGCTACGAGGTGAACTCCAGCTATCTCGTGGTCGACACCGGACCGTGGATCTTCGGCAACAAGGTCATGCTGCCGGCCGGCGTGGTCAACCACGTCGACCACGATGACCAGAAGGTCTACGTCAACAAGGACAAGGCACACATCAAGGCCGCACCCGAGTTCGACCCGGATCGGCACCACGATCCGGCGTACCGGGAGAAGCTGGGTGGCCACTACGGCGACTCGTACGGTTCCCCCGGCACGACCGCGCTGCCTCCGCAGATCATGTAG
- a CDS encoding branched-chain amino acid aminotransferase produces MSGGDKLDFEIRPNPAPVSAAERAALLADPGFGRVFTDHMVTIRYADGKGWYDARVEARAPIPMDPATAVLHYAQEIFEGLKAYHAGDGGVTLFRPEANAARFTASAQRMAMAQLPEQAFLDSLRHLIEADREWIPAGDDGSLYLRPFMYASEVFLGVRPAAEYLYVLIASPVGSYFAGGVKPVTVWVSPHYTRAAPGGTGAAKCGGNYAASLVAQAEAIEHGCDQVVFLDTVERRYVDELGGMNVFFVYDDGTLVTPPLTGTILPGITRDSVITLAREAGHEVVERPVAFDEWQADAASGRLREVFACGTAAVITPIGRVRFPDGEFAIADGGPGEVSMAIRQRLVDIQRGRTDDPHGWVHRVI; encoded by the coding sequence ATGAGCGGTGGTGACAAGCTCGACTTCGAGATCCGTCCGAATCCTGCGCCGGTATCCGCCGCCGAACGAGCCGCGCTGCTGGCCGATCCGGGATTCGGCCGGGTCTTCACCGACCACATGGTCACGATCCGCTACGCCGACGGCAAAGGCTGGTACGACGCCCGGGTCGAGGCCCGCGCGCCGATCCCGATGGACCCGGCCACCGCGGTCCTGCACTACGCCCAGGAGATCTTCGAAGGGCTCAAGGCATACCACGCCGGCGACGGGGGAGTGACCCTCTTCCGCCCGGAGGCCAACGCCGCCCGGTTCACCGCCTCCGCCCAGCGGATGGCGATGGCACAACTGCCCGAGCAGGCGTTCCTGGACTCGCTGCGGCACCTCATCGAGGCCGACCGCGAGTGGATCCCGGCCGGCGACGACGGCAGCCTCTACCTGCGCCCGTTCATGTACGCCAGCGAGGTGTTCCTCGGCGTCCGGCCGGCCGCCGAATACCTGTACGTGCTGATCGCCTCGCCGGTCGGGTCGTACTTCGCCGGCGGGGTCAAGCCGGTCACCGTCTGGGTGTCGCCGCACTACACGCGGGCCGCGCCCGGCGGCACGGGGGCCGCGAAGTGCGGCGGCAACTACGCCGCGTCGCTGGTCGCCCAGGCCGAGGCGATCGAGCACGGCTGCGACCAGGTGGTGTTCCTCGACACGGTCGAGCGCCGCTACGTCGACGAACTCGGCGGCATGAACGTCTTCTTCGTGTACGACGACGGCACGCTGGTCACCCCGCCGCTGACCGGGACGATCCTGCCGGGCATCACCCGGGATTCGGTGATCACCCTGGCCCGCGAGGCGGGGCACGAGGTGGTCGAGCGGCCGGTCGCCTTCGACGAGTGGCAGGCCGACGCGGCGAGCGGCCGGCTGCGCGAGGTGTTCGCCTGCGGGACCGCCGCGGTGATCACGCCGATCGGCCGGGTGCGGTTCCCCGACGGCGAGTTCGCGATCGCCGACGGCGGGCCGGGCGAGGTCAGCATGGCGATCCGGCAGCGGCTGGTCGACATCCAGCGGGGCCGGACCGACGACCCGCACGGCTGGGTGCACCGGGTCATCTGA
- a CDS encoding MFS transporter gives MHSYRRDLELLRDRRFALLFTARTVSVLGSAFAPVALAFGVLELAGANATTLSVVLVAQSVPQVVFMLAGGVLADRFPRYRVMIAGEVLCAAAYTVLAAMLVTGWAPLPGLVVAAALSGIGVALFFPALVGIVPEVVAAERLQSANGLLRLGTNSARIAGYALAGGTVVLVGAGPALAVSAAMFAGSALLIAALRLPPRVRSATGPATTPLTDLRDGWREFVSRQWLWVIVLQFAFLVMALQAAHGVLGPVVAKEDLGGAAAWSAVLAGEAVGMLVGVVIAIRIRPRRPMLVAVVLTLPTALPYLLLGAYAPLWTVVFGAVVMGICFDIFGVLWETSLQREVPPDVLSRVSSYDALGSLMFGPIGLLVAGPAAAVFGARPTLIACGGLIVLATLAALCSPGVRNMRLTEPVPAGTRPDDPGPVVEPVPKVVAPGT, from the coding sequence GTGCACAGTTATCGCCGGGACCTGGAACTGCTGCGCGACCGACGCTTCGCCCTGCTGTTCACCGCCCGTACGGTCTCCGTGCTCGGCAGCGCCTTCGCCCCGGTGGCGCTGGCCTTCGGGGTGCTGGAGCTGGCCGGTGCGAACGCCACCACCCTGTCGGTGGTGCTGGTCGCCCAGTCGGTCCCCCAGGTCGTGTTCATGCTCGCCGGCGGGGTGCTCGCCGACCGCTTCCCACGCTACCGGGTCATGATCGCCGGTGAGGTGTTGTGCGCGGCGGCGTACACGGTGCTCGCCGCGATGCTGGTGACCGGCTGGGCGCCGCTGCCCGGCCTGGTCGTCGCCGCGGCGCTGTCCGGGATCGGGGTGGCGCTGTTCTTCCCGGCGTTGGTCGGGATCGTGCCGGAGGTGGTCGCCGCCGAACGCCTCCAGTCCGCCAACGGCCTGCTGCGGCTCGGCACGAACTCCGCCCGGATCGCCGGCTACGCCCTCGCCGGCGGCACCGTCGTGCTGGTCGGGGCGGGGCCGGCACTGGCCGTCAGCGCGGCGATGTTCGCCGGCTCGGCCCTGCTGATCGCCGCGCTGCGGCTGCCGCCCCGGGTGCGGTCGGCGACCGGTCCGGCGACCACCCCGCTCACCGACCTGCGCGACGGCTGGCGGGAGTTCGTCTCCCGGCAGTGGCTGTGGGTCATCGTGCTCCAGTTCGCCTTCCTCGTCATGGCTCTGCAGGCGGCGCACGGGGTGCTCGGCCCGGTGGTGGCCAAGGAGGACCTGGGCGGCGCGGCGGCCTGGTCGGCGGTGCTCGCCGGCGAGGCGGTCGGCATGCTCGTCGGAGTGGTGATCGCCATTCGCATCCGGCCGCGCCGGCCGATGCTGGTGGCCGTGGTGCTGACCCTGCCGACGGCGCTGCCCTACCTGCTGCTCGGCGCCTACGCGCCACTGTGGACGGTGGTGTTCGGCGCGGTCGTGATGGGCATCTGCTTCGACATCTTCGGCGTGCTGTGGGAGACCAGCCTCCAGCGGGAAGTCCCGCCGGACGTGCTGAGCCGGGTCAGCTCGTACGACGCCCTGGGCTCGCTGATGTTCGGGCCGATCGGGCTGCTCGTCGCCGGGCCGGCGGCGGCGGTGTTCGGCGCCCGTCCGACGCTGATCGCCTGCGGCGGGCTGATCGTGCTGGCGACGCTGGCGGCCCTGTGCTCGCCCGGCGTACGCAACATGCGGCTGACCGAACCGGTGCCGGCCGGCACCCGCCCGGACGACCCGGGGCCCGTGGTCGAACCGGTGCCGAAGGTCGTCGCACCGGGGACCTGA
- a CDS encoding 3-isopropylmalate dehydrogenase, producing the protein MARIAVVAGDGIGTEVVAQARKVLDAVLPGVEATEYDLGAARYNRTGEVLPDSVLTELADHDAILLGAVGDPSVPPGVLERGLLLRLRFAFDQYVNLRPSRLWPGTASPLAGVKAGEIDLVVVREGTEGLYTGAGGSLHRDTPAEVATEESLNTRHGVERVIRDAFARAERRERRKVTLVHKTNVLTHSGSLWARAFQAVAAEHPDVTTEYQHVDAAAMFLVTQPQRYDVVVTDNLFGDILTDIAAAVSGGIGLAASGCINPERAYPSMFEPVHGSAPDIAGKGVADPAAAVLSAALLLDHLGHPEAAHRVSEAVAAELAARVPGAPLRTEEVGDRLAAHAAG; encoded by the coding sequence GTGGCACGGATCGCGGTGGTGGCCGGAGACGGCATCGGGACCGAGGTGGTCGCGCAGGCCCGCAAGGTCCTCGACGCCGTACTGCCCGGCGTGGAGGCCACCGAGTACGACCTCGGGGCCGCCCGCTACAACCGCACCGGCGAGGTGCTTCCCGACTCCGTGCTGACCGAACTCGCCGACCACGACGCGATCCTGCTCGGCGCCGTCGGTGACCCCAGCGTGCCGCCGGGGGTCCTCGAACGCGGTCTGCTGCTCCGGCTCCGCTTCGCCTTCGACCAGTACGTCAACCTGCGCCCGTCCCGGCTGTGGCCGGGCACCGCGAGCCCGCTCGCCGGCGTCAAGGCGGGCGAGATCGACCTCGTCGTGGTCCGCGAGGGCACCGAGGGGCTGTACACCGGCGCGGGCGGCTCGCTGCACCGCGACACCCCCGCCGAGGTCGCCACCGAGGAGAGCCTCAACACCCGGCACGGCGTGGAGCGGGTCATCCGCGACGCGTTCGCCCGCGCCGAGCGCCGCGAGCGCCGTAAGGTGACCCTGGTCCACAAGACCAATGTGCTGACCCACTCCGGTTCGCTGTGGGCCCGGGCGTTCCAGGCGGTCGCCGCCGAGCACCCCGACGTGACCACCGAATACCAGCACGTCGACGCCGCCGCGATGTTCCTGGTCACCCAGCCGCAGCGGTACGACGTCGTGGTCACCGACAACCTGTTCGGTGACATCCTCACCGACATCGCCGCCGCCGTCAGTGGCGGCATCGGGCTGGCCGCCAGCGGCTGCATCAACCCCGAGCGGGCCTACCCGTCGATGTTCGAGCCGGTACACGGCTCGGCACCGGACATCGCCGGCAAGGGCGTAGCCGACCCGGCCGCCGCCGTACTGTCCGCGGCGCTGCTGCTCGACCACCTCGGCCACCCCGAGGCGGCGCACCGGGTGTCCGAGGCGGTAGCGGCGGAACTCGCCGCCCGCGTACCGGGGGCACCGCTGCGCACCGAAGAGGTCGGCGACCGGCTCGCCGCCCACGCGGCGGGCTGA
- the serA gene encoding phosphoglycerate dehydrogenase translates to MTPVVLIAEELAPAALDVLAHDFDVRHVDGTDRGALLSALADADAVIVRSATQIDAEAVAAAPRLKVVARAGVGLDNVEVPAATARGVMVVNAPTSNIVSAAEQAVALLLAVARNTASASAALKAGEWKRSKYTGVEVQGKTVGVVGLGRIGVLFAQRIAAFGTRLIAYDPYIQPARAAQLGVRLVGLEELLRESDFISIHLPKTPETVGLIGEKELAIVKPGVRIVNAARGGLVDEQALADALAEGRVGGAGVDVYAKEPCTASPLFAFDNVVATPHLGASTAEAQDKAGLAVAKSVKLALQGEFVPDAVNVQAGGVVAEDVRPLLPLAEKLGKVFTAVAGGIAASVTVEVRGEIVANDVSVLKLAATKGLFTSVVEEQVTYVNAPHLAADRGVAVELATFADTADQPNLVTVRGALPDGRTVSVSGTVVTSGTREVIKLTEVDGFDLELGAEGILLFLRYVDRPGVVGTIGSILGEAGVNIAAMQVARREAGGEALMTLTVDSAVGVELLASAADAVGAVAASAADLRDE, encoded by the coding sequence ATGACTCCTGTCGTACTGATCGCTGAAGAGCTCGCCCCCGCCGCGCTCGACGTCCTGGCCCACGACTTCGACGTGCGGCACGTCGACGGCACCGACCGGGGCGCTCTGCTGTCCGCTCTCGCCGACGCCGACGCGGTAATCGTGCGCAGTGCCACGCAGATCGACGCCGAGGCCGTGGCCGCCGCACCGCGGCTCAAGGTCGTCGCGCGGGCCGGTGTCGGCCTCGACAACGTCGAGGTGCCGGCCGCGACCGCCCGCGGCGTCATGGTGGTCAACGCGCCCACGTCCAACATCGTCTCCGCCGCCGAGCAGGCCGTCGCCCTGCTGCTGGCCGTGGCCCGCAACACCGCCAGCGCCAGCGCCGCGCTCAAGGCCGGCGAGTGGAAGCGCTCGAAGTACACCGGCGTCGAGGTGCAGGGCAAGACCGTCGGCGTGGTCGGGCTCGGCCGTATCGGCGTGCTCTTCGCCCAGCGGATCGCCGCGTTCGGCACCCGCCTGATCGCGTACGACCCCTACATCCAGCCGGCCCGCGCCGCCCAGCTCGGCGTACGGCTCGTCGGCCTGGAGGAGCTGCTGCGCGAGAGCGACTTCATCTCCATCCACCTGCCGAAGACGCCGGAGACCGTCGGCCTGATCGGCGAGAAGGAACTCGCGATCGTCAAGCCCGGCGTCCGCATCGTCAACGCGGCCCGGGGCGGCCTGGTCGACGAGCAGGCGCTCGCCGACGCACTCGCCGAGGGCCGGGTCGGCGGCGCCGGCGTCGACGTCTACGCCAAGGAGCCGTGCACCGCGTCGCCGCTGTTCGCGTTCGACAACGTGGTGGCCACCCCGCACCTGGGCGCGTCGACCGCCGAGGCGCAGGACAAGGCCGGCCTCGCCGTCGCCAAGAGCGTCAAGCTGGCGCTCCAGGGCGAGTTCGTGCCGGACGCGGTCAACGTCCAGGCCGGCGGCGTCGTCGCCGAGGACGTACGGCCGCTGCTGCCCCTGGCCGAGAAGCTCGGCAAGGTGTTCACCGCGGTCGCCGGCGGGATCGCCGCCAGCGTCACCGTCGAGGTACGCGGCGAGATCGTCGCCAACGACGTCTCGGTGCTCAAGCTCGCCGCCACCAAGGGCCTGTTCACCTCCGTGGTCGAGGAGCAGGTGACGTACGTCAACGCGCCGCACCTGGCCGCAGACCGGGGCGTGGCCGTCGAGCTGGCCACCTTCGCCGACACCGCCGACCAGCCCAACCTGGTCACCGTGCGTGGCGCGCTGCCCGACGGCCGTACCGTGTCGGTGTCCGGGACCGTGGTCACCAGTGGCACCCGCGAGGTCATCAAGCTCACCGAGGTCGACGGCTTCGACCTGGAGCTGGGCGCCGAGGGGATCCTGCTCTTCCTGCGCTACGTCGACCGGCCCGGCGTGGTCGGCACGATCGGCTCGATCCTGGGCGAGGCCGGTGTGAACATCGCCGCGATGCAGGTGGCCCGGCGCGAGGCCGGCGGTGAGGCGCTGATGACCCTCACCGTCGACTCGGCGGTCGGTGTGGAGCTGCTCGCCTCGGCCGCCGACGCGGTCGGCGCGGTCGCCGCGAGCGCGGCGGACCTGCGCGACGAGTAG
- a CDS encoding tyrosine-protein phosphatase, with amino-acid sequence MFNFRDVGGYAGLDGRTVRWKRLYRSDSLHRLDGADRDAFALLGVKTVIDLRRPTEVRRDGRVPDFVGLDYRHIHPEHRDWIEIPYDEALGVGRYLADRYLELAETGVSGVGRAVGIVADAGSAPAVVHCVAGKDRTGVVCALTLSTLGVSDADIAADYALTSAASERFAAWIRTKFPDHPIPAPFLASPAQAMLLFLTGLRERHGSIENYLLKAGVTAAQLEAMRTHLLE; translated from the coding sequence ATGTTCAACTTCCGCGACGTCGGCGGCTACGCCGGTCTCGACGGCCGCACCGTCCGCTGGAAACGGCTCTACCGCTCCGACTCGCTGCACCGCCTCGACGGCGCCGACCGGGACGCGTTCGCGCTGCTCGGCGTGAAGACCGTCATCGACCTGCGGCGGCCGACGGAGGTGCGCCGCGACGGGCGGGTTCCGGACTTCGTCGGCCTGGACTACCGGCACATCCATCCCGAGCACCGGGACTGGATCGAGATCCCGTACGACGAGGCACTGGGCGTCGGCCGCTATCTCGCGGACCGCTACCTCGAACTCGCCGAGACGGGGGTGTCCGGAGTCGGCCGGGCGGTGGGGATCGTCGCCGACGCCGGGTCCGCGCCGGCCGTCGTGCACTGCGTGGCCGGCAAGGACCGCACCGGTGTGGTGTGTGCGCTGACGCTGTCGACGCTCGGGGTGAGCGACGCCGACATCGCGGCCGACTACGCGCTGACCTCGGCCGCGTCGGAGCGGTTCGCCGCCTGGATTCGCACCAAGTTCCCGGACCACCCGATCCCGGCGCCGTTCCTGGCCTCGCCGGCCCAGGCGATGCTGCTGTTCCTCACCGGGTTGCGGGAGCGGCACGGGTCGATCGAGAACTACCTGCTGAAGGCGGGTGTCACCGCGGCCCAACTGGAGGCCATGCGCACCCATCTCCTCGAATGA
- the cimA gene encoding citramalate synthase, producing the protein MTYQVYDTTLRDGGQREGISYSVADKLAIARLLDEFGVGFIEGGWPGAMPKDTEFFRRARTELDLKHAVLVAFGATRKAGVAVGDDPQVRALLDAQTPAVCLVAKSDIRHVERALRTTGAENLDMVRDTVAWFVAQGRRVFLDCEHFFDGYRHDPAYAASVVTAALDAGAERVVLCDTNGGMLPSQVTTVIGELVERVGVPADRFGIHCQNDTACAVANTVAAVEAGVRHFQGTANGYGERPGNADLFAVVGNLQLKLGLPVLPDGCLEQMVRVSHAIAEIANIAPDTHQAYVGAAAFAHKAGLHASAIKVDPLLYNHVDPTVVGNDMRILVTEMAGRASIELKSRELGLDLAGHPDAVSRVTNRVKDMEAGGWSFEAADASFELLVRSELPGAEVARPFTLESYRVIVEHREDGAVVSEATVKVRVRGERVIATAEGNGPVNALDEALRLALLRHYPQLKGFELADYKVRILEGTHGTGAITRVLVETADNGGRDWTTVGVHENVVEASWRALVDALTYGLARTPAA; encoded by the coding sequence ATGACCTACCAGGTGTACGACACGACGCTGCGCGACGGGGGACAGCGCGAGGGAATCAGCTATTCCGTCGCCGACAAGCTCGCCATCGCCCGGCTGCTCGACGAGTTCGGCGTCGGCTTCATCGAGGGCGGGTGGCCGGGAGCCATGCCCAAGGACACCGAGTTCTTCCGAAGGGCCCGCACCGAACTCGACCTGAAACACGCCGTCCTGGTCGCCTTCGGCGCCACCCGCAAGGCCGGCGTCGCCGTCGGGGACGACCCCCAGGTACGGGCCCTGCTCGACGCGCAGACCCCGGCGGTCTGCCTGGTCGCCAAGTCCGACATCCGGCACGTCGAGCGGGCCCTGCGCACCACCGGTGCGGAGAACCTCGACATGGTCCGCGACACCGTCGCCTGGTTCGTCGCCCAGGGCCGTCGCGTCTTCCTCGACTGCGAGCACTTCTTCGACGGCTACCGCCACGACCCGGCGTACGCCGCCTCGGTCGTCACGGCCGCGCTCGACGCCGGAGCCGAGCGGGTCGTCCTCTGCGACACCAACGGCGGCATGCTGCCGTCGCAGGTGACCACGGTGATCGGTGAACTCGTCGAGCGGGTCGGGGTGCCGGCCGACCGGTTCGGCATCCACTGCCAGAACGACACCGCCTGCGCCGTCGCCAACACCGTGGCCGCCGTCGAGGCCGGCGTCCGCCACTTCCAGGGCACCGCCAACGGATACGGCGAACGCCCCGGCAACGCCGACCTGTTCGCCGTCGTCGGCAACCTGCAACTCAAGCTCGGGCTGCCCGTCCTACCCGACGGCTGCCTGGAACAGATGGTGCGCGTCTCGCACGCCATCGCAGAGATCGCCAACATCGCCCCCGACACCCACCAGGCATACGTCGGGGCCGCCGCCTTCGCCCACAAGGCCGGGCTGCACGCGAGCGCGATCAAGGTGGATCCGCTGCTCTACAACCACGTGGACCCGACGGTGGTCGGGAACGACATGCGGATCCTGGTGACGGAGATGGCCGGCCGGGCCAGCATCGAGCTGAAGAGCCGCGAACTCGGGCTCGACCTGGCCGGCCATCCCGACGCCGTCTCCCGGGTCACCAACCGGGTCAAGGACATGGAGGCCGGCGGCTGGTCGTTCGAGGCCGCCGACGCGTCGTTCGAACTGCTGGTCCGCTCCGAACTGCCCGGCGCCGAGGTGGCCCGGCCGTTCACCCTGGAGTCCTACCGGGTCATCGTCGAACACCGCGAGGACGGCGCGGTCGTCTCCGAGGCGACCGTCAAGGTCCGGGTACGCGGCGAACGGGTCATCGCCACCGCCGAGGGCAACGGCCCCGTCAACGCCCTCGACGAGGCGCTGCGGCTGGCGCTGCTGCGCCACTACCCGCAGCTCAAGGGCTTCGAACTCGCCGACTACAAGGTCCGCATCCTGGAAGGCACGCACGGCACCGGCGCGATCACCCGGGTGCTGGTCGAGACCGCCGACAACGGCGGCCGGGACTGGACCACGGTCGGCGTCCACGAGAACGTGGTCGAGGCGAGCTGGCGGGCGCTGGTCGACGCGTTGACGTACGGGCTGGCCCGGACCCCGGCGGCCTGA